A single region of the Xiphophorus maculatus strain JP 163 A chromosome 3, X_maculatus-5.0-male, whole genome shotgun sequence genome encodes:
- the LOC102229555 gene encoding bcl-2/adenovirus E1B 19 kDa-interacting protein 2-like protein isoform X1 — MSSPTGQMDGTTEDRAAEETLRPGSIQDMELREEWLDDGFPRPLPEDTEGPAGGAADSAPPTSLVPSGGCGARKRLTAPALSDPNSDSFSAAALSGTPDDSLSLDIKVEDLETPSGSESGTLPDGVHDLEWEDDLPEMGRGRSVGAAEPSEGLMELDQVDQHGRRWRRFSISGQEYQVNMSVLEPYLQVLSHGGYYGDGMNAIILFTSCYLPENTVEDYEYVMENLFRYIVGTLDLMVSENYLLVYLCAMAPRNKLPAIKWLHQCYTSIDRRLKKDLKGLLVVHPAWYIKALITLVKPFISDKFSRKIRFIQNLEQLSQFVPTDRLQIPEAIRQYDEKLRR; from the exons ATGAGCTCCCCCACTGGGCAGATGGACGGGACCACCGAGGACAG GGCGGCTGAGGAAACCCTGCGGCCCGGCAGCATCCAGGACATGGAGCTGAGGGAGGAGTGGCTGGACGACGGCTTCCCCAG GCCGCTCCCAGAGGATACCGAGGGTCCAGCAGGAGGCGCCGCAGACTCAG ccccgcccaccagcCTGGTCCCGTCGGGCGGGTGCGGGGCCAGGAAGCGGCTGACGGCGCCGGCCCTCAGCGACCCGAACAGCGACAGCTTCTCGGCGGCGGCGCTGTCCGGGACGCCGGACGACTCGCTGTCGCTGGACATCAAGGTGGAGGACCTGGAGACGCCGTCCGGCAGCGAGTCGGGGACGCTGCCGGATGGCGTGCACGACCTGGAGTGGGAAG ACGACCTGCCCGAGATGGGGAGGGGGCGGTCCGTGGGCGCGGCGGAGCCCAGCGAGGGTCTGATGGAGCTGGACCAGGTGGACCAACATGGCCGCCGGTGGAGGCGGTTCTCCATATCCGGACAAGAGTACCAGGTCAACATGAGCGTCCTGGAGCCATACCTGCAGGTCCTGTCacatggag GTTACTACGGAGACGGGATGAACGCCATAATTCTGTTTACTTCCTGTTACCTGCCAGAGAACACAGTGGAGGACTATGAGTACGTCATGGAGAACCTGTTCAG GTACATCGTGGGAACGCTGGACCTGATGGTTTCAGAGAACTACCTGCTGGTCTACCTGTGCGCCATGGCTCCCAGGAACAAGCTGCCAGCCATCAAGTGGCTCCACCAGTGCTACACCTCCATCGACAGGAG GTTGAAGAAGGACCTGAAGGGCCTGCTGGTGGTGCATCCGGCCTGGTACATCAAGGCTCTGATCACACTGGTCAAACCCTTCATCAG TGACAAATTTAGCAGGAAGATTCGCTTCATTCAGAACCTGGAGCAGCTGTCGCAGTTCGTCCCCACAGACAGGCTGCAGATCCCAGAGGCAATCCGACA GTACGATGAGAAGCTGAGAAGATGA
- the LOC102229555 gene encoding bcl-2/adenovirus E1B 19 kDa-interacting protein 2-like protein isoform X3 yields the protein MTRWFCSDPVLRPLPEDTEGPAGGAADSAPPTSLVPSGGCGARKRLTAPALSDPNSDSFSAAALSGTPDDSLSLDIKVEDLETPSGSESGTLPDGVHDLEWEDDLPEMGRGRSVGAAEPSEGLMELDQVDQHGRRWRRFSISGQEYQVNMSVLEPYLQVLSHGGYYGDGMNAIILFTSCYLPENTVEDYEYVMENLFRYIVGTLDLMVSENYLLVYLCAMAPRNKLPAIKWLHQCYTSIDRRLKKDLKGLLVVHPAWYIKALITLVKPFISDKFSRKIRFIQNLEQLSQFVPTDRLQIPEAIRQYDEKLRR from the exons ATGACCCGgtggttctgttctgacccgGTCCTCAGGCCGCTCCCAGAGGATACCGAGGGTCCAGCAGGAGGCGCCGCAGACTCAG ccccgcccaccagcCTGGTCCCGTCGGGCGGGTGCGGGGCCAGGAAGCGGCTGACGGCGCCGGCCCTCAGCGACCCGAACAGCGACAGCTTCTCGGCGGCGGCGCTGTCCGGGACGCCGGACGACTCGCTGTCGCTGGACATCAAGGTGGAGGACCTGGAGACGCCGTCCGGCAGCGAGTCGGGGACGCTGCCGGATGGCGTGCACGACCTGGAGTGGGAAG ACGACCTGCCCGAGATGGGGAGGGGGCGGTCCGTGGGCGCGGCGGAGCCCAGCGAGGGTCTGATGGAGCTGGACCAGGTGGACCAACATGGCCGCCGGTGGAGGCGGTTCTCCATATCCGGACAAGAGTACCAGGTCAACATGAGCGTCCTGGAGCCATACCTGCAGGTCCTGTCacatggag GTTACTACGGAGACGGGATGAACGCCATAATTCTGTTTACTTCCTGTTACCTGCCAGAGAACACAGTGGAGGACTATGAGTACGTCATGGAGAACCTGTTCAG GTACATCGTGGGAACGCTGGACCTGATGGTTTCAGAGAACTACCTGCTGGTCTACCTGTGCGCCATGGCTCCCAGGAACAAGCTGCCAGCCATCAAGTGGCTCCACCAGTGCTACACCTCCATCGACAGGAG GTTGAAGAAGGACCTGAAGGGCCTGCTGGTGGTGCATCCGGCCTGGTACATCAAGGCTCTGATCACACTGGTCAAACCCTTCATCAG TGACAAATTTAGCAGGAAGATTCGCTTCATTCAGAACCTGGAGCAGCTGTCGCAGTTCGTCCCCACAGACAGGCTGCAGATCCCAGAGGCAATCCGACA GTACGATGAGAAGCTGAGAAGATGA
- the LOC102229555 gene encoding bcl-2/adenovirus E1B 19 kDa-interacting protein 2-like protein isoform X2: MELREEWLDDGFPRPLPEDTEGPAGGAADSAPPTSLVPSGGCGARKRLTAPALSDPNSDSFSAAALSGTPDDSLSLDIKVEDLETPSGSESGTLPDGVHDLEWEDDLPEMGRGRSVGAAEPSEGLMELDQVDQHGRRWRRFSISGQEYQVNMSVLEPYLQVLSHGGYYGDGMNAIILFTSCYLPENTVEDYEYVMENLFRYIVGTLDLMVSENYLLVYLCAMAPRNKLPAIKWLHQCYTSIDRRLKKDLKGLLVVHPAWYIKALITLVKPFISDKFSRKIRFIQNLEQLSQFVPTDRLQIPEAIRQYDEKLRR; the protein is encoded by the exons ATGGAGCTGAGGGAGGAGTGGCTGGACGACGGCTTCCCCAG GCCGCTCCCAGAGGATACCGAGGGTCCAGCAGGAGGCGCCGCAGACTCAG ccccgcccaccagcCTGGTCCCGTCGGGCGGGTGCGGGGCCAGGAAGCGGCTGACGGCGCCGGCCCTCAGCGACCCGAACAGCGACAGCTTCTCGGCGGCGGCGCTGTCCGGGACGCCGGACGACTCGCTGTCGCTGGACATCAAGGTGGAGGACCTGGAGACGCCGTCCGGCAGCGAGTCGGGGACGCTGCCGGATGGCGTGCACGACCTGGAGTGGGAAG ACGACCTGCCCGAGATGGGGAGGGGGCGGTCCGTGGGCGCGGCGGAGCCCAGCGAGGGTCTGATGGAGCTGGACCAGGTGGACCAACATGGCCGCCGGTGGAGGCGGTTCTCCATATCCGGACAAGAGTACCAGGTCAACATGAGCGTCCTGGAGCCATACCTGCAGGTCCTGTCacatggag GTTACTACGGAGACGGGATGAACGCCATAATTCTGTTTACTTCCTGTTACCTGCCAGAGAACACAGTGGAGGACTATGAGTACGTCATGGAGAACCTGTTCAG GTACATCGTGGGAACGCTGGACCTGATGGTTTCAGAGAACTACCTGCTGGTCTACCTGTGCGCCATGGCTCCCAGGAACAAGCTGCCAGCCATCAAGTGGCTCCACCAGTGCTACACCTCCATCGACAGGAG GTTGAAGAAGGACCTGAAGGGCCTGCTGGTGGTGCATCCGGCCTGGTACATCAAGGCTCTGATCACACTGGTCAAACCCTTCATCAG TGACAAATTTAGCAGGAAGATTCGCTTCATTCAGAACCTGGAGCAGCTGTCGCAGTTCGTCCCCACAGACAGGCTGCAGATCCCAGAGGCAATCCGACA GTACGATGAGAAGCTGAGAAGATGA
- the prune1 gene encoding exopolyphosphatase PRUNE1: MEEFLRSCRRTLQENLDRAGPDVHVVLGNEACDVDSMVSAMAFAYFLFKTAGNDLLVLPLMNIRQSDLALRSDSVFLLRRAALPQHLLLFRDQLDLRALRRAGRLRLSLVDHNVLPSSDADLEGAVVEVLDHHQAERTRSPTCPVTVEMVGSCATLVTERIIKVAPQILDQQLAFLLYATVVLDCVNMAAAAGKVTPKDSCYVAELEARFPSLPPRGALFQELQKAKLDVSGLNMEQMLIKDMKAVSGSLNVAVPVIYLSLEELLQRAELEAELSAFCHKSGFDLLLMMTMSFTEREEPIRELAVFSHSSTCREQVSSYLQRAQSPALGLSPAPCLHPLISAFHQGNALASRKKLLPLVQDFLRECDGADCLGDAEEEPVVPPTPTNSLVDGCPLDGGLPRITAEELRGKFDDL, from the exons ATGGAGGAGTTTCTGCGGAGCTGCCGGCGGACCCTACAG GAGAACCTGGACCGGGCTGGTCCAGATGTCCACGTGGTTCTGGGGAATGAAGCCTGTGATGTGGACTCCATGGTGTCCGCCATGGCCTTCGCCTACTTCCTGTTCAAG actGCAGGCAACGACTTGCTGGTTCTGCCCCTGATGAACATCCGGCAGTCAGACCTGGCGCTGCGGTCCGACAGCGTGTTCCTGCTGCGCCGCGCCGCTCTGCCGCAACACCTGCTGCTGTTTCGGGACCAGCTGGACCTGCGGGCGCTGCGGCGCGCCGGCCGCCTGCGGCTCAGCCTGGTGGACCACAACGTCCTGCCCAG TTCAGATGCTGACCTGGAGGGGGCAGTAGTGGAGGTGCTTGACCACCATCAGGCTGAGAGGACACGCTCCCCTACCTGCCCTGTTACCGTGGAGATGGTGGGATCCTGCGCTACCTTGGTAACTGAACGCATCATCAAGGTAGCTCCACAGATCCTGGACCAGCAGCTCGCCTTCCTACTCTATG ccACAGTGGTGCTGGACTGCGTCAACATGGCTGCCGCTGCAGGTAAAGTGACTCCTAAAGACAGCTGCTATGTTGCTGAGCTGGAGGCGCGATTCCCCTCTCTGCCACCAAGGGGCGCTCTGTTCCAGGAGCTGCAGAAGGCCAAGTTGGACGTCTCAG GTCTGAACATGGAGCAGATGTTGATAAAAGACATGAAAGCTGTTTCAGGAAGTCTCAACGTCGCCGTTCCTGTTATCTACCTCAGTCTGGAG gagctgctgcagagggCGGAGTTGGAGGCGGAGCTTTCGGCTTTCTGTCACAAGTCTGGATTTGATTTGCTGCTGATGATGACGATGTCCTTCACTGAGAGAGaggagccaatcagagagctcGCTGTGTTCAGCCACAGCAGCACCTGCAGGGAGCAG gtgagcagCTACCTGCAGCGGGCCCAGAGCCCCGCCCTCGGCCTCAGCCCCGCCCCCTGCCTCCACCCTCTGATCTCAGCGTTCCATCAAG GTAACGCCCTGGCGTCCAGGAAGAAGCTCCTCCCCCTGGTCCAGGACTTCCTGAGGGAGTGTGATGGTGCCGATTGCCTAGGAGACGCAGAGGAGGAGCCTGTGGTGCCGCCCACGCCCACGAACAGCCTGGTGGACGGCTGCCCTCTGGACGGCGGCCTGCCGCGCATCACCGCCGAGGAGTTGCGGGGCAAGtttgatgacctctga